The genomic window CTCCcctccagcaccagggttacggccggggacttttgatatgtttatctcctaactagtccaaacaaagctacgaaggtaaaaattgtgttccttgcatttccctctacacctttttttgggcatttatttcccgGCCTAATAATGCAAAGAACATTTTACTCAGAAGTGATAAAGGCTTGGCCACACAGGCTTCGTGATGGCGAAGCCTTGATTAAAGAACTTTTTgacacaaaaatataataaaaacttgcTTGTACCAAGTTATATAAAAGGACAAAATGGAGTTACGCCTCCGGCAGGACCCGCAACCTCCACAATCTTTGCGTTgatcttaaccaattgagctacggaagcctaccagaacctcaACCTCCGCAATCGTTAAAAGATGTAATCGtctttcggtagatgtcactttacgccaccccaaaggcgtgtatacataagggaaggaatggaaagatttgcaaggttctggtaggctttcgtagctcaattggttaagagcaacgcgcggattgcggaggttgcgggttcaagtcctgccggaagcgtaactttCCATTTtctcctttaatataaaacagtgtaaaatataattgccatacgataaataaataaataaaacataaaacttgGAGTAGCGCTTGCAGACGTATCTACATGTTAAAAAATTTGCTTGTACCAAGTAGTATGGAATCGAACATTTATAGAAAATTCATACCTATTGCACTGAACTGATGTTTTGTTCATATTGCAGCAGAATACCGTGGTGCCATATGACTGTAACATTCTTGCAAAACACGTGTGAGAAATAAGGGGCTTTAAGCAAAAACCATGCAGATAATAAATAAGTGTAAACCTCAAGTACCTATCAACATTTCACCCTAGTAAATCGCAAATCACACTCATATCAAGGTTGGAGTTTAAATTCTTATCAACTAGATCAAAACAATGATTTTTGTTCAATTAGCCTTATTGAATACAATAAGGATTTATAAAAAGCTCTTCTCCATCTGCTTGCTCTTGCAGCTTGAATGTCCCATTAAAACACGGgctaaataaattcaaaatagtCCAAACTGTAACCATTGTCCGTCAAAAGGTTCATCACACACaccaattttatattttcaagccaataaagttcaaagttcaaacacaatttttatttattagtgataattaattatttaatacatCGGTGGTGATACAGGCTTTACCGTCGGTCACGATAAGATCTGTGGGAGTCACGATCGCGGCTACGACCGCGCGAACGGTCGGACGTGCGCCACAGAAACTCATCCACTGAACGTTCATAGGACCTCTTATCATACACTAGCACTGATCGGGGATAATCCGCTAATGGCGCGTCATAGTAACGTGGCGGAGGCGGCGGGGGTGGCGGAGGCAGGCCGTCATACGAGGCAAGTGCGCCACTGAATCCTGGAGGAGGCACATATGGTAACGGTGGGAGCTGATGATGCATGGATCGCATATACTCAGCCACATATGCCTCCGCTGCTGCTGAGCTACTGCTGCTGTAGCTGTCCCGACTGCGTGTAAACCACAGGGGCAGCCTATCACGCATGTATGGTGATGGAGACCTTCTCTTGTATGACCCAGATGATAGTCTGTTCCTAGGTGGCATAAAAATTTTACGCCTGCTCCTAGATGATGTGTTCAGCCTTGCTCTAAAATTAGAACCTCTAGTCAACAGTGGGGCTCTATATGTTCTATAATTACCACCACTCTTTAAGTAAGCTTTTTTAGATGCCTCTTTAGACTTACGGAGTATTGGTGTCATTTCAATACCTTCATCTTCTGGAAATAACCTGCATAATTCTTCAGCAACTTTTGGTTCAATTTCTTGACCATCTCGTCCAATTTTTACAGGTTTGCCTTCATTCCAGGGGTTGTACAAATGCAGAGTGTTACTGAATGGCAGCTCCTTACGGCAGATCCAGTCAACTTTAAATACACCATCCAGTACTTTAGCAGATAATCCTGGCGGCAGTACCCAGGATATGGGAGGCACATCTCTTCTGGACTCGCTGCTCAGACGCGCGAATCCTGCAAACTTACCACTTTCCTTcactgaaaatattaaaagCACATTTCTTGACTCTCTATAAGCCTGGTTTAAATTTGCTTCATTTTGTGGCAAAGTTGACCACACACCTTTAGCTTTAGATAGTGTAATATTTTCAGCATTATTTGACTTAATTAAAAAGAATCTTGTATCTCTGAATAAATAATTCAGTTTTGTCATGTAATCATAGGTctttgttttattgttggtGGCTGTAATGCGACTCCTTTTAGTTTGTAATGGAGAATGGCTTTCAGACTTGGTACGTTTACGATTTGCGCGTCTTTCTTTTGACTTAGAACTGGCGGTACTTATGCTTGGAGAGCTTGAATCACTTGAAGATGAGCTGGATACTTCGCTGCGTGTATCATAATCTTTTCCTTCCTCGAGCTGTTTCAGTTCCTCTCCTATTTCGGCCTCGACTTCACCAACGCCAAGATTCACGGCGTCGGTGTTATTAGATGCCTCCATTTTCAGTTACTGTATCACAAGCTAAGATCATGTAACTTTAAATTGAGAGCTTACGTTGACATATTACGAAAAGAATAAGCTTGAATTTGTCTAGACAAACAGAATAGAATGTTGGAGTGGTATTATATTTTGATAATTAAGCACAACAACTATGTTTATCAAAGAAATAAATCCATAAAAACACCACCCACCACCTCATTCTGCTAATCCATCCATAAACACGCAAGCAagaatacagttttttttatgactatcgCAGGCTATCGCCACAGAGGCATTTGCCAGCATCACGTCAATAATATAGCGTGTGCTAGACGTGCTAGACGGTCGCTGACAAGCCTTCAGACTGTCTGACCttggtaatgtttgtatgaaattttgttggAACAACTGTCTACACGGTCCGTCCAGACCAAGGCCATGCGGTCCGAGGGGCTTGTCGGCGACCGTCCAGCAAATCCACAGACCTGTCATTTTAGCGAGTGCTAGACGGTCGCTGACAAGCCTTCAGACCGTCTGACCTCAGTgagcaaatcttgttagtataaaaaagcgcagaattcaaat from Cydia strobilella chromosome 11, ilCydStro3.1, whole genome shotgun sequence includes these protein-coding regions:
- the LOC134745514 gene encoding YTH domain-containing protein 1 — its product is MEASNNTDAVNLGVGEVEAEIGEELKQLEEGKDYDTRSEVSSSSSSDSSSPSISTASSKSKERRANRKRTKSESHSPLQTKRSRITATNNKTKTYDYMTKLNYLFRDTRFFLIKSNNAENITLSKAKGVWSTLPQNEANLNQAYRESRNVLLIFSVKESGKFAGFARLSSESRRDVPPISWVLPPGLSAKVLDGVFKVDWICRKELPFSNTLHLYNPWNEGKPVKIGRDGQEIEPKVAEELCRLFPEDEGIEMTPILRKSKEASKKAYLKSGGNYRTYRAPLLTRGSNFRARLNTSSRSRRKIFMPPRNRLSSGSYKRRSPSPYMRDRLPLWFTRSRDSYSSSSSAAAEAYVAEYMRSMHHQLPPLPYVPPPGFSGALASYDGLPPPPPPPPPRYYDAPLADYPRSVLVYDKRSYERSVDEFLWRTSDRSRGRSRDRDSHRSYRDRR